Within the Legionella pneumophila subsp. pneumophila str. Philadelphia 1 genome, the region ATTCGTAATACAGCGCGATTTTTATTAGCTAATTTATTTGACTTTAATCCAGCCAGTGATTGCATTGATGCCAAGGAGTTATTAGAGCTGGACAGGTGGGCTCTAAAGCGTTGCCAACTTTTACAAGAAGAAATAATTACTGCCTATGAAAATTACCACTTCCATTTGATTTACCAGAAAATACACAACTTCTGCGCAGTGGATATGGGTAGTTTTTATTTGGATTTGATAAAGGACAGGCAATACACCACAGCAAAAGACAGTATAGCGAGACGATCTTGCCAAACAGCGATGTATCATATGGTCAAAGCATTCACTATCTGGTTAGCGCCTATCTTATCTTTTACAGCTGAGGAAATATGGCAAACAATACCTGGGAATAATAGCGAATCTATTTTTATTGAGCATTGGTATGATGCCTGGCCAACTATTGACGCAGTGAACATGGAGGATTGGGAACAGCTGCATATCGTTCGTGATGAAGTAAACAAGGCTTTAGAAGAAACCAGGCAAAGAGGTGAAATTGGTTCTGCATTGGCGGCTGAGGTAACTGTTTATGCTGATGCCAAGGCATTACCAAAATTAACGCGTTTAGGCGAAGAGTTACGCTTTTTATTCATTACATCAGAAGCCAAAGCTTGCCCAATTAGTCAATCCCCCAAAGGATTAGCTGTTACTGATTGTGGGGTATCAATACAGGTTACAGCCAGCGTTCACGAAAAGTGTGCTCGATGTTGGCATAGACGGGAAGATGTTGGTCAAAATCAAGAGCATCCTGAACTGTGCTTGCGCTGTGTAGGAAACATCAGCGGATATCATGAAGAGAGGCTTTACATATGAAAAAATGGCCTTGGCTTGTACTTAGTTTTTTAGTAATTATCTGTGATCAGTTAAGTAAGTATTGGGTTGGGGTGTTGTTAACTCCATATAAACCCATGCCAGTTATGCCTATGTTGAATTTCACTTTAGCTTTTAACACAGGCGCTGCTTTTAGTTTTTTAAGCGGCGCAGGCGATTGGCATAGGTGGTTTTTTGCAGGGTTTAGTTTTTTAATGAGTATTATTTTGCTGATTTGGTTAGTACGTACTCCAGAACAGGCACGATTTCAATCTGTTGGGATAAGTCTTATTCTAGGAGGCGCTATTGGCAACTTGATTGACAGAGGTCTTCATGGTTATGTGATTGATTTTATTGACGTTTATTATAAACACCACCATTTTGCCACGTTCAACTTGGCCGATAGCGCTATATGTATAGGAGCCGCAATTTTAGTTCTGGATTTATTGATTCGTAGGGAATAGACTCAAACTGCCTAGGAAATAATGTCATAAGTTAGTGTCCTCATGTTTGACTATCCTCTAACAGTCGGGTTTGTGTTCTGGTTAGATGCAAATAATCCTGAAAGCACAGAATAGATGGCTATTTTCATTCAAGATGAGCAAAACAAGGACTTTGTTGGTAGGAGGCTGATCTCTTACAGAAATAATAGTGCCGAAGTGGTTTAGTATCTTAGCCATTTTCTAAGTCAAAATACTATACCAAAGCTTGTCATGCATTATTAATGGAAAACAATGCTTACCAATTAGAATCGATTTATTTTCAGATAATTGATTGTGCCAACCTAACTAATCCATTCAGTTGCTTATGGTCAGGGTTATGAATAATTACTGCTGCTACAGCTGGCAAGTTTAGGAAAAGCTCAGCTTCATTCCAGTCAATTTCAGCTGGGAACAGATTTAATCCTGGTAAATATTTGCTTAGAGCATTACAAAATGTCAGATTGGCAGGGTAGGGTCGCACTTGTTTAAATCCAATATTCGCTGCGGCCATAGCTTCTGATATGGTAGCTACACTTGGAAAATAGCACATCGAATAAACACTTGCAGTTTGGGCTATAGAAGCTAAAAAGCCGGGGCTAGAGGCAAAATGTACACCCGCCTGGTAGCATTGCTCTAATTGTTGAGTATCAATTATGCCGCCGGCTCCAATTTTTAGAGATGGGTATTGTGTTTTAATCTTTACCAATAAATTGGTATCGGTCGAGTTGATCTCTACTAAATCCAAATCGGAATTTGCAATTTGATCGAGTCTGTCAAATAAAAAATTATCGATATCCAGTGATATGATCACAGATTGATTACCTAAGATTTTTTCAATAATCATGTTTTATTCCGAAAATTCTGCAATAATCTTTCAATGTTAGAAGACTTGCTGATTGTTGGCAAGGGTATTGATAAGAAAAACAACAATTTGTTTGATGATGAGGTGGGGAGGGGTAGAGCACCCTGAATTATGATTCTCAGATAATAATCCAGGGTAGGGAGATGAAAGATAATTCTATCTTATGATGTCTTGAATGGAGATAAAGACGGGGTAGGGTTAAATCGTTGCTCAAGGACTTCATCTGTTTTGCTTCTTATAGAAGTAACACTGGGTTTTGTAGTATCTACCCCATATTGCTCAAGAGTTTGCAGCATACGTTGCATAGTTTGAAACGGTATTGCTCCAGAGCGCGGCACTTCCTTAAGTAGTTCACCAGTAAAATAAGTACGCGCTTTTGGATCGGCAATTTTAATACTGAGCGCCAGCAGATCATCAAAGGTAACTTTAACATTTTCATTTTTTTTCATTTCATCTATCTTCGTCTTGAAAAAAGTAGTCACTGACGCCAAGCTCGGGGTTGGTTTCGGTGAACTGGTTGTACTTCCTCCAGAAGGTGTTAAGACAGGTGATTCAGTATCTAAAGTTGGTTGGTTGAGTTGATTTAAAGCCACACCAACTGTAGATTGAAGTTTACTTATGTTATTGGCTATTTCTATTTTTTCTTTTCCATTGTCTTCTAATTGTTGTTTCGTCTCTTCAACTCTTTCTTTATGAATGGTTGTTTCTAAACCTTTATTATGATGTACTAATTTCTTGACGGTCATTGGTGTTTCATACTGAAGTTTATGAAAATCATGCTCAGCTTTTTTTTGTTTTTCCGGACTGTCTTTGATAGATTCCCAGTCTTCACCTTGTTTTAAAAGATAAAATTTGCCGTCTTTTTCAAGTATTTTTTGTTCTTTATGGATAGGATAGAATTTACCGCCTAAATTAAACAGTTGTTGATCTTTACCTATCACGTAATGCGCATCATTTAATGATGTCACTTCCTCTCCTTTCTCATTAAAAAAGGATTTTTCTTTTCTATGTACTGCAAGCATATCTTGTAGATTTGCCAATTTTAAATTTAATCCATTATGTTTATGCAGCAATTTGGTGGCTTCCTCGTTTTCTTTGGGATCTGTGCTCATAATAAGATTATTTATTGTTTCCAATTGTTTTTCCATTTCCAAACTAAGCTTATGAATTAGAGCTTCCATCTTGATGGTTGCAAGATCATGTTTAGATTGGCTATAGTCTTTTTGGGCTTTTTCTAATGCTGCAGGATTATTCTTAATGGCATCCCATTGACCTTTTTGCAGGAGATAGAATTGTCCTTCATGTTCTACTACTTCCTGGTCTTTATTAATGGCCAGGTGCGCGTCTTTTAATGAGCTGACCGGGTTTCCTTTTTCGTTAACATAGGATTTTTTACCTGTATGAGCGTCATGCAAAACTTGCAGGTTAGCCAGTTTTGCTTTTATGTCATGATGCTCACGCTGTAAGGATTGAACGGTTTTCTCATCGCCTTTATGCTTTTCCATCAGTTGAGTGAGTTTCTCACTGTCTTTGCTGAAGGCTTCCATTTTTTCATTAATTTCGGATAGTGATAACTCTTCAGAATCAGTGAGAAGTTTTTCAAACCCTTCCAAATTTTCTTCATAGGTTTTGTACTTGTCTTCAAGATCTTTGCCTTGACGTTCCAGCTTATCCAGTTTTTTTTCTAATTCTTCGCCTTTCTTAATATTCTCTTGAGCACGTTTAATAGCTTGTTCATATTCATCCAGCATTTTTTGAATTTCTTTATCAGCTTGCGAAGTGGATGAAGTGGACTGTTGGCTTGGCTTGCTTGCTTTTTCAGCATTTTTTATGGCTTTTTCATTGTATTCCCGAATAATTTCTTTGACTTTTTCCGCAGCATGGGATTTTTTGGATAAATACCACAAAAACAATGCGGCCATTAATCGGCGTTTAAAGAGCTCATGCTCCATTCTGTCTTGTTGATTTTGTAGATTGATGTTTCTTTGCAGAGCCATTTGGGCGCCTAATTCAGCTATTACGTCTTTACCCGCCGGAGATAAAAGAAATTTTTTGACCTGGGATGCGTTTTTTAACCCTTCTCGGCCCAGATTAATGGTGGAGCCTCTGTCTTCCTTAGCCTGTGGATCAAGCAAGCTGGATTCTATCCATTTCTCAAAAGAAGTTTTAAAGGGCTTGACTGGCTCATTGGGTTGAGATTCTTTTTTAGTGGTGGGCATTGATAGCTTATCTTCTTTTTTACTATCCTCAACACGCATTTTTTCTAAAACAGGTTCCTTTTCCTTGGTTTTTACGGATTCAAGACTCCCTTCTGATGTTTTAACTTGATGTGATTTGTTATCTTTTGCCATAAGTAGGATCCTTAATCAATCGCCCCCAGTTATCTTATATTATACACAATGTTGACCAATAAAGCATCAGTTTATTCATGTTTTAACAGGATCATATCATTTACTATCGTGCGATCTTGAGTTTGCAACTCATGCATGATTGGAGCCGTTTTTTGCTGAATATTAGTATTTCATCTTAGAAGCAAGTAGAATAATTTGCAAATAAAAACCATGAAATCAATGCAATTAGATTTGGAAGTGTTTAGATAGTCAGTGTATGTTCTTGAGGCATTGTGTCTGGTGTTTGTGTGGTACCATGAAACAGACCTGGAAAATGCAGTTGTTGGGATTTCGGATTATCTTTGACTTTATTGGTGGAGCTCCTTTCGTCCAATAATAAATTGCGTAACAAGCAGTGACTGTCTGAGTGAGGAATTAATTCGCAACGTCTGGGATCATCGAAATAGTATTGATTATCCTGCACCATTTTATGTGTCAGTATATCCTCATCATGGAATGCCCATTGATATACTTTTCCACGATTTATTTCTATTAAGGAAAGCAAATATTGCTTTAATTCACCCGCTTTGCTATCTATGTGGTTACATAAGGTAGTCAGCCCATATGCGCTTGTTGAGAACAAAACTCCTGCTGAATGATCCCAAATCTGTCCGAAGTGATAAAGGATAGTACCGGTAGAATAAGCAAGAAGTCGGGAAATAGGGTTAATAATAGATAAATTTATTCTTATTGTTAGTGAAAGTATGTCTATCATAGGGAGAATCAAAATATTTTTAATCAGCTGCAGGAGGGGTAAAAAAAGCAGCCTTATGCCATTAATGCCTATGTTTGTGACTGGATTATCTGAAAAATGGCCAAAAGGGGAAGTAAATCCATAAAGAGGGGAAAGCGTAAATTCAGATATGAAGTTATTTGTGGATGGACGCTCTGCTATATCGATGAGTAATTTCCCAATCGCACTGAAGTTACCTAATACAGACAGTAATTTGCGGAAAAAATTGGTAATTCCTCTAAAAGGGACGTGTATTAAAAGCGAACTAGCCTCAAGTAAGGGGATGGTTAAAATAGCTAAAATAAGATCAACACTTGCGGCTAAAGTTTGTTTACCCAGTTGTTTTATCAATTTGCCACTTTTTTTCCAGCCATTTATAAATCCATCAAAAAAACCATAGTAAAAACCTTCAAAAAAAGGTGCAACCAATAATTTTCCAATATTTATAATATTCTTGCAAAACCACTTGCAAGTCCCAAGGAACCAGTCATCACCCGGGTGCATAATGGTATCATAGATAGCGGCACCTCCTTTACCTCCAAGAGCAGCATAATTGGTATAAGGAAAGTCACCCATTTCATGTTGTAGTGAAGGAATCGCTTTTGTTAAACCATAACCAAGGCTAAGCGCTAAAGATACAATAATAGCAATTTCTGCCGGGTCTTCTTTCAGGACAGAGACAGCATCGACAAAGAACTTATCCAAATTGCCGCTCACTACCATACCTTGCCAGAGAGTTACAGAGGCAGAAATAGCTTCTGAAGTCTTGCCATGATTCATCAAGTGAGCCAATTTTTGCACAGGCTCAATTCCATAAATCAAGCCACTTAAGTGCAGCTTTTTTAAAATGTCAGCGAGAACATTGGGTGCGAGTACAGCTCCTGCGCCATAGACATAAGCTGCCATGGCAAGAGTTCCAATCATAGGGTTACGTTCGCTAGTGTCTATAAAAAATCCGGCTAAATGGCGTACTACGCCCAAAGCTCTGTGCAAAGGATTTTCATAGGTGTGCACAGTAGGGGGATGGTTCGCTCTTGCAATGACATAGGGGCTGTTGTTGATCTGATCACTAATGAACTCTTCAAGAGTTTGACCATTCGCGAGAAGTCCATGATTTTGGAGCGCTTCATGCAGAGAGGTTCTTTTAATTTTTTTGGATTTTGGACGCTGATCTCTTTCTGAAAGATGTTGTTTAGGGGCATGAGTTGCATGCACATGATTAAAAAATTCTTCATGCAGGTCATGTATGATGAATTGGCTCATGCTTTTGTAAAAACCTTTAAAAAAATCAGGTATACGGGAAATAAAAGCTTTGAAACGGAGGCTGATTCTTTCAGGCAAGTAAAGATGTCTTTTGCTGATTTGGCTTAAAATATATAAATCCTCTCCATCCGGCAAAGGATAAAAGAGTTGATCATGAATAAAATATTTGAGATGAATCAGCTTATTTTCGAGTCTTAACAGAACGGCATTTTTTTGAGGCACAATAACCCAATTACCATTAGGTAAGTGGCTTAGTAATCTTTTCGCCTCTTTTATACTGCTTACCTCTGTCTGTTGTGCTGAGTTTTCCACTAGATGATTTACCATCGCAGCCAGACTATTATAACCTCTTTGAGGCAGTCCTTTGAGTTTGTAGTAAGGCGTTATTTTGGTAATAGATACTCCATCAGAGCGTTTTTGTATTTCAGTTTTATGACTTGGTTTTGTTGTGATTGCCAGATAATTAATCCAATCGTGACCGTCATGCCAAAGTTTACTTATGAATCGTTCCAGTTTTGCAAAGCGATTGGCCGGGATGTTGTTTAATGCTGGCGCAGGGCAGAGTTGGTATTGCTGACAAATTACCCTGAGCGCATCGTCAAGCTCACTGCTACTGTGCCCAATATGGATTTCACTATCCCAAACAAAACAAGGAGTAATTGGTTTTCCAAGTTGTGTTTTAGTCACTTTGGTAAAGTCCATTTGATCCTGGCGAGAAACAGAAAAAACTCGGTTAAACCGATAATGCTGTGCTGTTTTGTGCGCATCATATAGCATATAACCAAAACTTCCTTCTGAAACCACAGGATTATTGGCTATCATTCGATTGTCGTTCTGGCAATGTTCAATAATGGAAATGATTTTTCTTCTTAACTCCTCCTGTCCAGCATGATCATGAGGTTTTAATTGTCTTTCTTTTTTCAATAGATGGTTTAAGGAACGGATGCAAGCATTAGCCAGGTTAATTTTTTCTTCCTGCTCATGGCTTAGGGGTTTTTTATAGCTTTCAGCTTGAACTTTATAGCGATTGATGTGATTTATAACATCAGCAACTAGCGAAGATGGTCTGTCTCCCGGAAGAATTTTTAACAGTTCAGGGTTATGAGTGAATAGCATCAGCTGAACTGTTTTCTTGTTGTGATTGGCTATTAAGCGTAGTCTGTCTCCTCCAGGAAGGAGATATTCCATATTATAATTACCATAAAATACTGTACCGGCTTCGTGACTGAAAATACTTCCAGTGATAGTTGGCATCGCTTTGTGTGTGTGCGGAGTAACTCTGAGTGGAATAATAACTTGAGTTTGGCCATCAGTAGTTTCAAAATCAGGCATAAAGATTTATTTGTTTTAATATATGGTAAAAGGATATTGTCATTAATTTAGTGATTTTTTATCGCTTAAGTTGGTTTTGAAGAAAAGTAAAGCCCATTTAAGCTAAAATAATACAAAATCGTTTAATTTAATGCCATTAATGCACAGGGTACTCGAATTGGAACAGAAATAGCAAGCCTATTTAATGAAAAATTTGGTATCTCTGGAAGTTTTATGACATGGCTGTTAGAATGTTTTAAAAATAAACAGGAATCAAGATTAATGAGTAGTTATTGTGGTTATATTGCTTTAGTTGGCAGGCCAAATGTTGGCAAATCAACCTTATTGAATCGTATTTTACAGCAAAAATTAAGTATTACCTCGAGAAAACCACAAACCACGCGCCATAGTATTTTAGGAATTCGCACAGAAGGTGAATTTCAGTTTGTTTATGTAGATACTCCTGGTATTCATCAGGGTAATGCGAAAGCAATTAATCGCATGATGAATAAAACTGCGATTAGTGTACTACGTGACGTGGATGTGATTGCCTTTCTAGTTGATGGAACGCATTGGAAAGACGAAGATGAGTATGTGTTGAATTTAATCAAACAAGCTAAAGTTCCTTGCATCCTGGTAGTTAACAAAGTTGACAAGATAACTGATAAAACACAACTTTTGCCCTGGATAGAGCAAATAAGTCAGCGATATCAATTTGCAGCCATTATTCCTTTGTCGGCGAAAACTGGTTTGCAGGTGGATGAGCTGGAAGGCAAATTAAAGAATTATCTGCCAGAGGGACCTCATTTGTTTCCTGATGATCAATTCACCGATCGGTCTACAAAATTTTTATGTGCCGAATTGCTCCGTGAAAAAATTTTCCGCTTTTGTGGACAAGAATTGCCTTATTCTGTAACAGTAGATATTGAATCATTTAAGGATGAGGGCAATTTAATTCGTATTCATGCCTTGATTTTAGTAGATAAGGATAATCACAAGCGCATGATCATTGGTGATAAAGGCCAAAAATTAAAAGAAATGGCAACTAATGCCCGTTTGGACATGGAAAAAATGCTAGATAAAAAGGTTTTTTTACAGTGTTGGTGTAAAGTAAAGTCAGGCTGGTCTGATGATGAGCGAATACTGAAGCAATTGGGATATGACCAGTAAATCGCTGAATGCTTGGGTAATTCATAAGCAATGGTCTGGAGATACCAGTGCCAGACTAAAGCTTTTTACTAGGGAACTGGGATTAATTAATTGCTTGTGCAAGGGAGGGCGAACTCCCAAGAAACAGTCA harbors:
- the lspA gene encoding signal peptidase II — its product is MKKWPWLVLSFLVIICDQLSKYWVGVLLTPYKPMPVMPMLNFTLAFNTGAAFSFLSGAGDWHRWFFAGFSFLMSIILLIWLVRTPEQARFQSVGISLILGGAIGNLIDRGLHGYVIDFIDVYYKHHHFATFNLADSAICIGAAILVLDLLIRRE
- the lidA gene encoding Dot/Icm T4SS effector LidA, which gives rise to MAKDNKSHQVKTSEGSLESVKTKEKEPVLEKMRVEDSKKEDKLSMPTTKKESQPNEPVKPFKTSFEKWIESSLLDPQAKEDRGSTINLGREGLKNASQVKKFLLSPAGKDVIAELGAQMALQRNINLQNQQDRMEHELFKRRLMAALFLWYLSKKSHAAEKVKEIIREYNEKAIKNAEKASKPSQQSTSSTSQADKEIQKMLDEYEQAIKRAQENIKKGEELEKKLDKLERQGKDLEDKYKTYEENLEGFEKLLTDSEELSLSEINEKMEAFSKDSEKLTQLMEKHKGDEKTVQSLQREHHDIKAKLANLQVLHDAHTGKKSYVNEKGNPVSSLKDAHLAINKDQEVVEHEGQFYLLQKGQWDAIKNNPAALEKAQKDYSQSKHDLATIKMEALIHKLSLEMEKQLETINNLIMSTDPKENEEATKLLHKHNGLNLKLANLQDMLAVHRKEKSFFNEKGEEVTSLNDAHYVIGKDQQLFNLGGKFYPIHKEQKILEKDGKFYLLKQGEDWESIKDSPEKQKKAEHDFHKLQYETPMTVKKLVHHNKGLETTIHKERVEETKQQLEDNGKEKIEIANNISKLQSTVGVALNQLNQPTLDTESPVLTPSGGSTTSSPKPTPSLASVTTFFKTKIDEMKKNENVKVTFDDLLALSIKIADPKARTYFTGELLKEVPRSGAIPFQTMQRMLQTLEQYGVDTTKPSVTSIRSKTDEVLEQRFNPTPSLSPFKTS
- a CDS encoding 2-dehydro-3-deoxyphosphooctonate aldolase, with the protein product MIIEKILGNQSVIISLDIDNFLFDRLDQIANSDLDLVEINSTDTNLLVKIKTQYPSLKIGAGGIIDTQQLEQCYQAGVHFASSPGFLASIAQTASVYSMCYFPSVATISEAMAAANIGFKQVRPYPANLTFCNALSKYLPGLNLFPAEIDWNEAELFLNLPAVAAVIIHNPDHKQLNGLVRLAQSII
- the era gene encoding GTPase Era, with protein sequence MTWLLECFKNKQESRLMSSYCGYIALVGRPNVGKSTLLNRILQQKLSITSRKPQTTRHSILGIRTEGEFQFVYVDTPGIHQGNAKAINRMMNKTAISVLRDVDVIAFLVDGTHWKDEDEYVLNLIKQAKVPCILVVNKVDKITDKTQLLPWIEQISQRYQFAAIIPLSAKTGLQVDELEGKLKNYLPEGPHLFPDDQFTDRSTKFLCAELLREKIFRFCGQELPYSVTVDIESFKDEGNLIRIHALILVDKDNHKRMIIGDKGQKLKEMATNARLDMEKMLDKKVFLQCWCKVKSGWSDDERILKQLGYDQ